The following coding sequences are from one Macaca nemestrina isolate mMacNem1 chromosome 1, mMacNem.hap1, whole genome shotgun sequence window:
- the KIRREL1 gene encoding kin of IRRE-like protein 1 isoform X1 produces MLSLLVWILTLSDTFSQGTQTRFSQEPADQTVVAGQRAVLPCVLLNYSGIVQWTKDGLALGMGQGLKAWPRYRVVGSADAGQYNLEITDAELSDDASYECQATEAALRSRRAKLTVLIPPDDTRIDGGPVILLQAGTPHNLTCRAFNAKPAATIIWFRDGTQQEGAVASTELLKDGKRETTVSQLLINPTDLDIGRVFTCRSMNEAIPSGKETSIELDVHHPPTVTLSVEPQTVQEGERVVFTCQATANPEILGYRWAKGGFLIEDAHESRYETNVDYSFFTEPVSCEVHNKVGSTNVSTLVNVHFAPRIVVDPKPTTTDIGSDVTLTCVWVGNPPLTLTWTKKDSNMGPRPPGSPPEAALSAQVLSNSNQLLLKSVTQADAGTYTCRAIVPRIGVAEREVPLYVNGPPIISSEAVQYAVRGDGGKVECFIGSTPPPDRIAWAWKENFLEVGTLERYTVERTNSGSGVLSTLTINNVMEADFQTHYNCTAWNSFGPGTAIIQLEEREVLPVGIIAGATIGASILLIFFFIALVFFLYRRRKGSRKDVTLRKLDIKVETVNREPLTMHSDREDDTASVSTATRVMKAIYSSFKDDVDLKQDLRCDTIDTREEYEMKDPTNGYYNVRAHEDRPSSRAVLYADYRAPGPARFDGRPSSRLSHSSGYAQLNTYSRAPASDYGPEPTPPGPAAPAGTDTTSQLSYENYEKFNSHPFPGAAGYPTYRLGYPQAPPSGLERTPYEAYDPIGKYATATRFSYTSQHSDYGQRFQQRMQTHV; encoded by the exons GGACCCAGACCCGCTTCAGCCAGGAGCCGGCTGACCAGACGGTGGTGGCCGGACAGCGGGCCGTGCTCCCCTGTGTGCTGCTCAACTACTCTGGAATTGTGCAATGGACCAAGGACGGACTGGCCCTGGGCATGGGACAGGGCCTCAAAG CCTGGCCACGGTACCGGGTCGTGGGCTCCGCAGACGCTGGGCAGTACAACCTGGAAATCACAGATGCTGAGCTCTCTGACGACGCCTCTTACGAGTGCCAGGCCACAGAGGCCGCCCTGCGCTCCCGGCGGGCCAAACTCACCGTGCTCA TCCCCCCAGATGACACCAGGATTGACGGAGGCCCTGTGATTCTACTGCAGGCAGGCACCCCCCACAACCTCACATGCCGGGCCTTCAATGCGAAGCCTGCTGCCACCATCATCTGGTTCCGGGACGGGACGCAGCAGGAGGGCGCTGTGGCCAGCACG GAATTGCTGAAGGATGGGAAGAGGGAGACCACCGTGAGCCAACTGCTCATTAACCCCACAGACCTGGACATTGGGCGTGTCTTCACCTGCCGAAGCATGAACGAGGCCATCCCTAGTGGCAAGGAGACTTCCATTGAGCTGGACGTGCACC ACCCTCCTACAGTGACCCTGTCCGTTGAGCCACAGACGGTGCAGGAGGGTGAGCGTGTTGTCTTTACCTGCCAGGCCACAGCCAACCCCGAGATCTTGGGCTACAG GTGGGCCAAAGGGGGTTTCTTGATTGAAGACGCCCACGAGAGTCGCTATGAGACAAATGTGGATTATTCCTTTTTCACGGAGCCTGTGTCTTGTGAGGTTCACAACAAAGTGGGGAGCACCAATGTCAGCACTTTAGTAAATGTCCACT TCGCCCCCCGGATTGTAGTCGACCCCAAACCCACAACTACAGACATTGGCTCTGATGTGACCCTCACCTGTGTCTGGGTTGGGAATCCCCCCCTCACTCTCACCTGGACCAAAAAGGACTCAAACATG GGGCCCAGGCCTCCTGGCTCCCCACCCGAGGCTGCTCTCTCTGCCCAGGTCCTGAGTAACAGCAACCAGCTGCTGCTGAAGTCGGTGACTCAGGCAGACGCTGGCACCTACACCTGCCGGGCCATTGTGCCTCGAATCGGAGTGGCTGAGAGGGAGGTGCCGCTCTATGTGAACG GGCCCCCCATCATCTCCAGTGAGGCGGTGCAGTACGCTGTGAGGGGTGACGGTGGCAAGGTGGAGTGTTTCATTGGGAGCACACCACCCCCAGACCGCATA GCGTGGGCATGGAAGGAGAACTTCTTGGAGGTGGGGACCCTGGAACGCTATACAGTGGAGAGGACCAACTCAGGCAGTGGGGTGCTATCCACGCTCACCATCAACAATGTCATGGAGGCCGACTTTCAGACCCACTACAACTGCACCGCCTGGAACAGCTTCGGGCCAGGCACAGCCATCATCCAGCTGGAAGAGCGAG AGGTGTTACCTGTGGGCATCATAGCTGGGGCCACCATCGGTGCGAGCATCCTGCTCATCTTCTTCTTCATCGCCTTGGTATTCTTCCTCTACCGGCGCCGCAAAGGCA GTCGCAAAGACGTTACCCTGAGGAAGCTGGATATCAAGGTGGAGACAGTGAACCGAGAGCCACTTACAATGCATTCTGACCGGGAGGATGACACTGCCAGCGTCTCCACAGCGACCCGGGTCATGAAGGCCATCTACTCG TCGTTTAAGGATGATGTGGATCTGAAGCAGGACCTGCGCTGCGACACTATTGACACCCGGGAGGAGTATGAGATGAAG GACCCCACCAATGGCTACTACAACGTGCGTGCCCATGAAGACcgcccatcttccagggcagtgCTCTATGCTGACTACCGTGCCCCTGGCCCTGCCCGCTTCGACGGCCGCCCCTCATCCCGTCTCTCCCACTCCAGCGGCTATGCCCAGCTCAACACCTATAGCCGGGCCCCTGCCTCTGACTATGGCCCTGAGCCCACACCCCCTGGCCCTGCTGCCCCAGCTGGCACCGACACAACCAGTCAGCTGTCCTACGAGAACTATGAGAAGTTCAACTCCCATCCCTTCCCTGGGGCAGCCGGGTACCCCACCTACCGACTGGGCTACCCGCAGGCCCCACCCTCTGGCCTGGAGCGGACCCCATATGAGGCGTATGACCCCATTGGCAAGTACGCCACAGCCACTCGATTCTCCTACACCTCCCAGCACTCGGACTACGGCCAGCGATTCCAGCAGCGCATGCAGACTCACGTGTAG
- the LOC112429500 gene encoding LOW QUALITY PROTEIN: uncharacterized protein (The sequence of the model RefSeq protein was modified relative to this genomic sequence to represent the inferred CDS: inserted 1 base in 1 codon; deleted 1 base in 1 codon) yields MGEGTWRGKGPGNGPDRELVLTRRRWRGRAPQAFHGPFLLLHVHAHPTHTFHVTASQPPPSDQREQELQGEPVPLPQPRLPKKQCLELAVSHLPNCMCSPVVGRASGAVPKMFLALSPWSPFITHVRFNELHAYQPQAITALTDGSGGXHSWPTPCRKDQMIPRKQVALVLTSQEASASSLISAGKTPVEWALPGAFTGFQLYSIPGS; encoded by the exons ATGGGTGAGGGGACCTGGAGAGGTAAGGGGCCTGGAAATGGCCCTGACAGAGAACTTGTGCTGACCAGGAGAAGGTGGCGCGGAAGGGCACCACAGGCATTCCACGGGCCATTCCTCCTCCTCCATGTGCACGCACATCCAACACACACCTTCCATGTGACTGCTTCTCAGCCACCACCTTCTGACCAAAGAGAACAGGAGCTCCAAGGAGAACCTGTACCCCTGCCCCAGCCACGCCTCCCTAAGAAGCAGTGTCTGGAGTTGGCTGTTTCCCACCTCCCCAACTGCATGTGCAGCCCAGTGGTAGGCAGGGCCTCTGGTGCAGTTCCCAAAATGTTCCTCGCCCTTTCTCCGTGGTCACCATTCATAACTCATGTTCGCTTTAATGAGTTACATGCTTATCAGCCACAGGCCATTACCGCCCTTACAGATGGGTCTGGGG GACATTCCTGGCCAACCCCTTGC AGGAAGGACCAGATGATACCCAGGAAGCAAGTAGCTCTGGTTTTAACCTCGCAGGAAGCCTCTGCATCCTCCCTCATTTCAGCAGGGAAAACTCCTGTGGAGTGGGCCCTACCTGGGGCATTTACAGGCTTCCAGCTGTATTCCATCCCTGGAAGCTGA
- the KIRREL1 gene encoding kin of IRRE-like protein 1 isoform X2 yields the protein MLSLLVWILTLSDTFSQGTQTRFSQEPADQTVVAGQRAVLPCVLLNYSGIVQWTKDGLALGMGQGLKAWPRYRVVGSADAGQYNLEITDAELSDDASYECQATEAALRSRRAKLTVLIPPDDTRIDGGPVILLQAGTPHNLTCRAFNAKPAATIIWFRDGTQQEGAVASTELLKDGKRETTVSQLLINPTDLDIGRVFTCRSMNEAIPSGKETSIELDVHHPPTVTLSVEPQTVQEGERVVFTCQATANPEILGYRWAKGGFLIEDAHESRYETNVDYSFFTEPVSCEVHNKVGSTNVSTLVNVHFAPRIVVDPKPTTTDIGSDVTLTCVWVGNPPLTLTWTKKDSNMVLSNSNQLLLKSVTQADAGTYTCRAIVPRIGVAEREVPLYVNGPPIISSEAVQYAVRGDGGKVECFIGSTPPPDRIAWAWKENFLEVGTLERYTVERTNSGSGVLSTLTINNVMEADFQTHYNCTAWNSFGPGTAIIQLEEREVLPVGIIAGATIGASILLIFFFIALVFFLYRRRKGSRKDVTLRKLDIKVETVNREPLTMHSDREDDTASVSTATRVMKAIYSSFKDDVDLKQDLRCDTIDTREEYEMKDPTNGYYNVRAHEDRPSSRAVLYADYRAPGPARFDGRPSSRLSHSSGYAQLNTYSRAPASDYGPEPTPPGPAAPAGTDTTSQLSYENYEKFNSHPFPGAAGYPTYRLGYPQAPPSGLERTPYEAYDPIGKYATATRFSYTSQHSDYGQRFQQRMQTHV from the exons GGACCCAGACCCGCTTCAGCCAGGAGCCGGCTGACCAGACGGTGGTGGCCGGACAGCGGGCCGTGCTCCCCTGTGTGCTGCTCAACTACTCTGGAATTGTGCAATGGACCAAGGACGGACTGGCCCTGGGCATGGGACAGGGCCTCAAAG CCTGGCCACGGTACCGGGTCGTGGGCTCCGCAGACGCTGGGCAGTACAACCTGGAAATCACAGATGCTGAGCTCTCTGACGACGCCTCTTACGAGTGCCAGGCCACAGAGGCCGCCCTGCGCTCCCGGCGGGCCAAACTCACCGTGCTCA TCCCCCCAGATGACACCAGGATTGACGGAGGCCCTGTGATTCTACTGCAGGCAGGCACCCCCCACAACCTCACATGCCGGGCCTTCAATGCGAAGCCTGCTGCCACCATCATCTGGTTCCGGGACGGGACGCAGCAGGAGGGCGCTGTGGCCAGCACG GAATTGCTGAAGGATGGGAAGAGGGAGACCACCGTGAGCCAACTGCTCATTAACCCCACAGACCTGGACATTGGGCGTGTCTTCACCTGCCGAAGCATGAACGAGGCCATCCCTAGTGGCAAGGAGACTTCCATTGAGCTGGACGTGCACC ACCCTCCTACAGTGACCCTGTCCGTTGAGCCACAGACGGTGCAGGAGGGTGAGCGTGTTGTCTTTACCTGCCAGGCCACAGCCAACCCCGAGATCTTGGGCTACAG GTGGGCCAAAGGGGGTTTCTTGATTGAAGACGCCCACGAGAGTCGCTATGAGACAAATGTGGATTATTCCTTTTTCACGGAGCCTGTGTCTTGTGAGGTTCACAACAAAGTGGGGAGCACCAATGTCAGCACTTTAGTAAATGTCCACT TCGCCCCCCGGATTGTAGTCGACCCCAAACCCACAACTACAGACATTGGCTCTGATGTGACCCTCACCTGTGTCTGGGTTGGGAATCCCCCCCTCACTCTCACCTGGACCAAAAAGGACTCAAACATG GTCCTGAGTAACAGCAACCAGCTGCTGCTGAAGTCGGTGACTCAGGCAGACGCTGGCACCTACACCTGCCGGGCCATTGTGCCTCGAATCGGAGTGGCTGAGAGGGAGGTGCCGCTCTATGTGAACG GGCCCCCCATCATCTCCAGTGAGGCGGTGCAGTACGCTGTGAGGGGTGACGGTGGCAAGGTGGAGTGTTTCATTGGGAGCACACCACCCCCAGACCGCATA GCGTGGGCATGGAAGGAGAACTTCTTGGAGGTGGGGACCCTGGAACGCTATACAGTGGAGAGGACCAACTCAGGCAGTGGGGTGCTATCCACGCTCACCATCAACAATGTCATGGAGGCCGACTTTCAGACCCACTACAACTGCACCGCCTGGAACAGCTTCGGGCCAGGCACAGCCATCATCCAGCTGGAAGAGCGAG AGGTGTTACCTGTGGGCATCATAGCTGGGGCCACCATCGGTGCGAGCATCCTGCTCATCTTCTTCTTCATCGCCTTGGTATTCTTCCTCTACCGGCGCCGCAAAGGCA GTCGCAAAGACGTTACCCTGAGGAAGCTGGATATCAAGGTGGAGACAGTGAACCGAGAGCCACTTACAATGCATTCTGACCGGGAGGATGACACTGCCAGCGTCTCCACAGCGACCCGGGTCATGAAGGCCATCTACTCG TCGTTTAAGGATGATGTGGATCTGAAGCAGGACCTGCGCTGCGACACTATTGACACCCGGGAGGAGTATGAGATGAAG GACCCCACCAATGGCTACTACAACGTGCGTGCCCATGAAGACcgcccatcttccagggcagtgCTCTATGCTGACTACCGTGCCCCTGGCCCTGCCCGCTTCGACGGCCGCCCCTCATCCCGTCTCTCCCACTCCAGCGGCTATGCCCAGCTCAACACCTATAGCCGGGCCCCTGCCTCTGACTATGGCCCTGAGCCCACACCCCCTGGCCCTGCTGCCCCAGCTGGCACCGACACAACCAGTCAGCTGTCCTACGAGAACTATGAGAAGTTCAACTCCCATCCCTTCCCTGGGGCAGCCGGGTACCCCACCTACCGACTGGGCTACCCGCAGGCCCCACCCTCTGGCCTGGAGCGGACCCCATATGAGGCGTATGACCCCATTGGCAAGTACGCCACAGCCACTCGATTCTCCTACACCTCCCAGCACTCGGACTACGGCCAGCGATTCCAGCAGCGCATGCAGACTCACGTGTAG